A stretch of DNA from Methanolinea mesophila:
ATATATTCCCCCGTGTCACTGAAGTGGTGGTCAGGCGCCCGGAGAAGTTCGGCGGGGATCGGACATTCGAAACCTACGGGGAGATGGAGGATGCATACCGGAAAGGGGAGATCCACCCCCTGGACCTGAAAAAGACCGTGGCAAGGTATCTTTCCGAGGTCCTGGCATGCGTGAGGGACTATATTAACTAAAATCCAGGGAGTGCAGTGAAAAAAGAACAGAACGAGGACCGGTTCGACAGGAAGATCGAGGAGCTGGGTGTTCGGATCAAGGATGTCGATTCGCTGAAAGTGCGGGGCGAAGTATTTGACGAGGTCACCCTGCTCTCCCTGTACAAGCTCGTCCAGAAAAAATGGATCACCGCGATCGGCGGGCCTGTCAGCACCGGAAAAGAGGCGAACGTGTTCTATGCCGAACGGCAGGAACAGCCTGTCGCGATCAAGATCTACCGTATAAGAACCGCCAATTTCAATGCCATGACAGAGTACATCGTAGGCGACCGGCGGTTCTCGGGTATACGGAGGACGAGGAAGGACGTGGTGTTCACCTGGACCAGGAAAGAGTTCGCCAACCTGGCACGCGCACACGAGGTAGGTCTTCCGGTCCCCGAACCGCTCGTCTGGGACAGGAACATCCTTATTATGCAGTTCCTGGGTGACCATGAAGTGGCGTACCCCCCGCTACGAAGCGTGAACCTGGAGGACCCCGCAGCGACCTACGAGGAACTCGTATCCTTCATCAGGGACCTCTATCACAAAGCCCGGCTTGTTCACGCCGACCTGAGCGAGTTCAATGTCCTGATGGGGGACCGGATGTACGTGATCGATATGGGCCAGTCGGTGACCCTGGATCACCCGCGGGCCCTCCAGTTCCTCTTCCGGGACATATCGAATATCACCCGGTTCTTCCGGAGTAAATGTGAAGTGAAAAATGAGAAAGAGCTTTTTTCCGATATCAGCGGAGTTGTTCCCGGAGAGGGAACGAGAGACAAGGTGACAAGAGCATGATGCAGGAGATCAAGATAGCCGCAAACCGGGTGGGAGTCCTTATCGGAAAAGGAGGCGCTACCAAACAGGAACTCGAGGAGAAGACCAGGACCAGGATCACTATAGACAGCACGGAAGGACTGGTCCGGGTAGAAGGGGACGATGCCGTGGGGGCGCTCCGGGCGGTCGAGGTAATTACCGCGATCAACCGCGGCTTTTCTCCGGAAAGGGCATTTTCATTACTGGAAGACGAAGACCTGCTCCTCGATGTGATGGACCTCTCCGGTATCGCGGACAACCCACGGCAGCTCGACAGAATCAGGGGAAGGATCATCGGACGCGACGGGAAATCGAGAGAGCAGATCGAGCATATGACGAACACCATGATCTCGGTCTTTGGAAAAACAGTCGCGCTTATCGGGCTCCCCGAACAGATCAAGGTTGCGCGGGAAGCGGTGGAGATGATCCTGAACGGTATCCCCCATGAAGCGGTGTATTCGTTCCTGGAACGAAAAAAGAGAGAAGCAAAGCAGGAGATGCTGGACTATTATTATTAAGTCCCGGCCTCCGTCTCTCTGCCGGGCTCTATTTCCAGTGGACAGAAATCCGGTTCAGATCGATCAGTTAAGCTAACGCATGAAAATATGAGGGCACTAGAATGGAAATGAGGGGGTTATGGTAAAGGTTGCAGATCTTCCGCT
This window harbors:
- a CDS encoding serine protein kinase RIO; this encodes MKKEQNEDRFDRKIEELGVRIKDVDSLKVRGEVFDEVTLLSLYKLVQKKWITAIGGPVSTGKEANVFYAERQEQPVAIKIYRIRTANFNAMTEYIVGDRRFSGIRRTRKDVVFTWTRKEFANLARAHEVGLPVPEPLVWDRNILIMQFLGDHEVAYPPLRSVNLEDPAATYEELVSFIRDLYHKARLVHADLSEFNVLMGDRMYVIDMGQSVTLDHPRALQFLFRDISNITRFFRSKCEVKNEKELFSDISGVVPGEGTRDKVTRA
- a CDS encoding KH domain-containing protein, translating into MMQEIKIAANRVGVLIGKGGATKQELEEKTRTRITIDSTEGLVRVEGDDAVGALRAVEVITAINRGFSPERAFSLLEDEDLLLDVMDLSGIADNPRQLDRIRGRIIGRDGKSREQIEHMTNTMISVFGKTVALIGLPEQIKVAREAVEMILNGIPHEAVYSFLERKKREAKQEMLDYYY